The proteins below are encoded in one region of Drosophila santomea strain STO CAGO 1482 chromosome 3R, Prin_Dsan_1.1, whole genome shotgun sequence:
- the LOC120453443 gene encoding RNA transcription, translation and transport factor protein isoform X2, whose protein sequence is MLKLKLEALGHPTPSDVALSAQEKAFVDAVRLLASKLDVPHHPNHLLQLEAVARVVHDRLSPAAQGRKPVVGKPFPFDKGNDEVSSNDPALDLPMRILRLLQIQSLRELQTHINETIVAVQNITANPKTDTKLGKVGR, encoded by the exons ATGCTCAAACTGAAACTCGAGGCCCTGGGTCATCCCACTCCCAGCGATGTGGCGTTGAGTG CTCAGGAAAAAGCGTTCGTCGATGCTGTCCGGCTGCTGGCCAGCAAACTGGATGTGCCgcaccacccaaaccaccTGTTGCAGCTGGAGGCAGTTGCTCGCGTGGTGCACGATCGACTTTCGCCCGCCGCCCAGGGTCGCAAGCCGGTAGTGGGCAAACCCTTCCCTTTCGACAAGGGAAACGACGAAGTCTCGTCCAACGATCCTGCCCTGGACTTACCCATGCGCATCCTGCGCCTTCTCCAGATCCAGAGCCTGCGCGAGCTGCAGACACACATTAATGAGACAATTGTGGCGGTGCAAAACATCACGGCCAATCCAAAGACTGATACCAAGCTGGGGAAAGTGGGACGCTAG
- the LOC120450741 gene encoding putative uncharacterized protein DDB_G0271606 isoform X2: protein MDFHILIVIGCVVSASLLSFLFINKIFRRKTFEEVVAEKRALSANLYKAAGGAATKKPKRKELKREKKQRQREQQRDANNEPEPEEAEDYSDGQSEGQGSVADGEPGLSKQHVEFEPDAEVLTEQRRPSSVAEKENQPSGTGKKGKKDRRNGANNKTAGILVNKNETVVVKPPVNSEETPSLNNFETKVPKDVVELKKQEQKERKEDNNNKQQSQRKIAGSNVSKKEKASAVEAEAPVVTKQIIKQQQQQQNGSPKAQHNQANNKTKQQQQNKKQNQKETLTAKDLAHALDKLADHQNQTIGVNALMNVFSRAELNRSEIQILIDYLLNKQQDMPSSHSEWSDDICQKLKRQLEEKEKLLAEEQEASIGIQAKLRELRQEVNTERAQMHARNQAYIDKLQGKEQELSALNQELSSLNDKLTIERQQLTTLRREKQANSQDLVQLQRLQQDLAHKEKCLAEMTAFVNAETQQKNEVIQQQAQQVQTLELQRDELEARQNNSIFELEQRKQLEAENGDLKQELCAVAQAQSELQRVHAAELQELRQELSVLEARNVALSQQLTQAANSAVQATAAQSEQAQAQTEALAQKQQELSALRSQVGSLTDAQAQQQKQANALQSQLQEAQQRAEQLQAKEKNLQQELQEQREKNNQQHKELQLQQQKAVAANGGGSASSAKSEQQRIRDLYQRLYPDAVKAQSGNALQASFDQWLEQVLATHVKLQQDKLRQKLDTEQSEKQSSSHKSTQSNNSSSNNHNSTHNNISSNNSSSNSQSSSAVEQQELHKQNLQLRECNDKLTQLVTKTTNTLMDLEERAREQDEHWRGIVDQKEQLILTLQQHASNGE from the exons ATGGACTTCCACATACTGATCGTCATCGGTTGTGTGGTCAGCGCCTCGCTGCTCTCGTTCCTGTTCATCAATAAGATCTTCCGGCGCAAGACTTTCGAGGAGGTGGTGGCTGAAAAACGTGCCCTGAGCGCCAATCTCTACAAGGCTGCCGGTGGCGCCGCTACCAAGAAGCCAAAGAGGAAGGAACTTAAGCGCGAAAAGAAGCAACGTCAGCGGGAACAGCAGCGGGATGCGAACAACGAGCCGGAACCAGAGGAAGCCGAAGACTACTCCGATGGTCAGTCAGAGGGTCAGGGCTCAGTGGCTGACGGGGAACCCGGTCTGTCCAAGCAGCATGTTGAGTTTGAGCCCGATGCAGAGGTCCTCACTGAACAGCGACGACCTAGTAGCGTGGCTGAGAAGGAGAACCAACCTTCTGGGACTGGCAAAAAGGGGAAGAAGGATAGGCGTAACGGAGCCAACAACAAGACAGCCGGAATCCTGGTTAACAAGAACGAAACTGTGGTTGTTAAGCCTCCAGTTAACTCCGAGGAGACACCATCTTTGAATAACTTCGAGACCAAGGTCCCCAAGGATGTGGTGGAGCTGaagaagcaggagcagaaaGAACGCAAAgaggacaacaacaacaagcagcaaAGTCAAAGGAAGATTGCCGGAAGTAATGTGTCCAAAAAGGAGAAGGCTTCAGCTGTCGAAGCAGAGGCACCCGTTGTGACCAAGCAGATCAtcaagcaacagcagcagcagcagaatggCTCACCCAAAGCGCAGCACAACCAGGCTAACAACAAGaccaagcagcagcagcaaaacaaaaaacagaatcAAAAGGAAACCCTAACGGCTAAGGATTTGGCTCATGCTTTGGATAAACTGGCCGATCACCAGAACCAGACCATTGGCGTTAACGCTCTGATGAACGTATTTTCCCGTGCCGAGCTGAATCGCTCAGAGATTCAGATACTCATCGACTATCTGCTAAACAAACAACAGGATATGCCCTCTTCGCACTCTGAGTGGTCGGATGACATTTGCCAGAAGCTCAAGCGccagctggaggagaaggAAAAGTTGCTGGCCGAGGAGCAGGAGGCCTCCATCGGAATTCAGGCTAAACTGCGCGAGCTGCGCCAAGAGGTTAACACAGAACGCGCTCAGATGCACGCCCGCAACCAAGCCTATATTGATAAGTTGCAAggcaaggagcaggagctaTCAGCCCTTAACCAGGAGCTGTCAAGTCTGAATGACAAGTTGACGATTGAGCGGCAGCAGCTTACG ACCCTTCGGAGGGAGAAGCAAGCCAATTCGCAGGATCTGGTTCAGTTGCAACGCTTGCAACAGGATCTCGCCCACAAGGAAAAGTGCCTGGCGGAAATGACCGCATTCGTTAACGCAGAGACCCAGCAGAAGAACGAGGTGATCCAGCAGCAGGCTCAGCAGGTGCAGACCCTTGAGCTGCAACGCGACGAGCTGGAAGCGCGCCAGAACAACAGCATCTTCGAGCTGGAGCAGCGCAAGCAGCTGGAGGCGGAGAACGGCGACCTCAAACAGGAGCTCTGCGCTGTTGCACAGGCTCAGTCGGAGCTGCAGCGCGTCCACGCCGCCGAGTTGCAGGAACTGCGACAGGAGTTGTCCGTCCTGGAGGCCCGCAACGTGGCGCTCAGCCAACAGCTCACCCAAGCCGCCAACAGCGCGGTTCAGGCCACCGCCGCCCAGTCGGAGCAGGCCCAGGCTCAAACCGAAGCGTTGGCCCAAAAACAGCAGGAGCTGAGTGCTCTTCGCTCGCAGGTTGGCTCGCTGACGGATGCCCAGgcccagcagcagaagcaagCCAACGCTCTGCAGTCGCAGCTCCAGGAGGCGCAGCAGCGTGCGGAGCAGCTGCAAGCCAAGGAGAAAAATCTGCAACAGGAGCTCCAGGAGCAGCGAGAGAAAAATAAT caacaacataaagagctgcagttgcagcaacagAAGGCAGTGGCCGCCAATGGAGGCGGCAGTGCCAGTTCAGCCAAGAGCGAGCAACAGAGGATCCGGGATCTCTACCAGCGCCTTTATCCCGATGCAGTAAAAGCGCAGTCGGGAAATGCCCTGCAAGCATCCTTTGACCAGTGGCTGGAACAGGTCCTGGCCACCCATGTCAAGCTGCAGCAGGATAAGCTGCGGCAGAAGCTCGATACGGAGCAGTCCGAGAAGCAGAGCAGTAGTCATAAGTCCACACAATCAAACAACAGTAGCAGTAACAACCACAATAGCACCCACAACAATATTAGTAGCAATAATAGTAGTTCGAATAGCCAATCCTCCTCCGCCGTCGAGCAACAGGAGCTGCACAAACAGAACCTGCAGCTGCGGGAGTGCAACGACAAGCTCACCCAGCTGGTCACCAAGACT ACCAACACATTGATGGACTTGGAAGAGCGTGCTCGTGAGCAGGACGAGCACTGGCGTGGTATCGTAGACCAGAAGGAGCAGCTGATCCTTACTCTGCAGCAGCATGCCTCTAACGGAGAATAG
- the LOC120453445 gene encoding uncharacterized protein LOC120453445 has translation MIGRLSFWYKDNVSNEVDCLACRLVSGIGLLGIGAFLLAQSKKRRSKPLENYTMKGLAAAVGVLGVARLADANFLKANAEVPTEQETKALKTGTDHQFFSRR, from the exons atgatcgGTAGACTTTCTTTTTGGTACAAGGACAATGTTTCCAACGAGGTGGACTGCTTGGCCTGTCGTCTGGTCAGTGGCATTGGACTTCTGGGCATCGGTGCCTTTCTCTTGGCGCAGTCGAAAAAGAGGCGTTCGAAACCCCTGGAGAATTACACTATGAAGGGCTTGGCGGCAG CCGTTGGAGTTCTGGGCGTGGCCCGCCTGGCAGACGCGAATTTCCTGAAGGCAAACGCTGAGGTGCCGACGGAACAGGAAACAAAAGCTTTAAAGACTGGCACTGATCATCAGTTTTTTTCTAGACGTTAA
- the LOC120450744 gene encoding nurim homolog has translation MASIAKSIVLLASVATFAYSLYVVGSLMMFLSTPRSISKAHTWIFNLLDNKSRLETAYGPVVFDTLYLTGFIFQHSLLKSALVKKLLAKLGLSGAERTIYSLTSSLCLHYLILNWMPAQSIVVWQIDVEQSASLWWTYEITHVICWVVIFGGSLVMDLPELLGVKQAYYDLKAYGPPINYKSGELRNLYAHVRHPSFVGLSIILFATNVMSADRLVMAVLLTTYMYLAWSTDQKDVAYQKIQLQRKKLELKAK, from the exons ATGGCATCGATTGCCAAGTCCATAGTGCTATTGGCATCCGTGGCCACATTCGCGTACTCCCTGTACGTGGTGGGCAGCCTGATGATGTTCCTCTCGACGCCCCGTTCGATTTCCAAGGCACATACCTGGATTTTCAATTTACTGGACAACAAGTCGCGACTGGAGACCGCCTATGGACCCGTGGTGTTCGATACGCTCTACCTGACCGGATTTATCTTTCAGCACAGCCTCCTTAAGTCAGCCTTGGTCAAGAAACTGCTGGCCAAATTGGGCTTGTCGGGAGCGGAGCGCACTATTTATAGCCTGACGTCATCGCTTTGTTTACAT TATTTGATCCTCAACTGGATGCCCGCACAGTCGATTGTTGTGTGGCAAATCGACGTGGAACAGAGTGCTTCTCTTTGGTGGACCTATGAAATCACCCATGTCATCTGCTGGGTGGTCATCTTTGGCGGCAGTTTGGTGATGGATCTGCCTGAGCTGCTGGGCGTCAAGCAAGCCTACTATGATCTGAAGGCCTATGGTCCACCGATCAACTACAAATCCGGGGAATTGCGCAATCTGTACGCCCATGTAAGACATCCTTCGTTTGTGGGTCTGTCGATCATCCTTTTCGCCACGAACGTGATGAGCGCGGATCGACTAGTCATGGCCGTGCTCCTGACCACTTACATGTACCTGGCCTGGTCCACTGATCAAAAAGATGTGGCCTACCAGAAGATTCAACTGCAGCGCAAGAAACTCGAACTGAAGGCCAAGTGA
- the LOC120450743 gene encoding nudC domain-containing protein 3 — translation MDFQRNDAMLMEILQDRKTIIGFLDSIFGFLRRNTDFYHTKLDEADKIGFPKGVRDQILHGAMQRYDPDCLIQALTAQGGADDGESAPPAVEEVVLESENVSQDEEINPIESRPPQKGKEQSKFSPSDYKNGDVFETYCWSQSLKDVEVQVLLPKDHQAAKKLNILIQAQHIKVSSMPNPQTIILEGNLSQRIKHNEAVWTIDQNRLIISCDKAKELWWERLFDDDREIDAKKIECERYIDDLPVETQATLEKLRVQQLAADKQQNKIHTSNHEQAITLDRLRAAWDAEGSPFKGQPFDPSVVRMS, via the exons ATGGACTTTCAGCGAAACGATGCTATGCTAATGGAAATTCTTCAGGATCGGAAAACTATTATCGGATTCCTGGACTCCATTTTTGGCTTTCTGCGACGCAA TACCGACTTTTATCACACAAAACTTGATGAAGCGGATAAAATAGGCTTCCCTAAAGGCGTCCGGGATCAGATTTTACATGGAGCCATGCAGCGCTACGATCCGGATTGCTTGATCCAAGCCCTGACCGCGCAAGGCGGAGCAGATGATGGGGAATCGGCTCCGCCTGCCGTCGAAGAAGTGGTCCTGGAAAGCGAAAATGTTTCTCAGGACGAGGAAATAAATCCCATAGAGAGTCGTCCGCCACAAAAAGGGAAAGAGCAGTCAAAGTTCTCCCCCAGCGACTACAAAAACGGAGATGTGTTTGAAACTTACTGCTGGTCACAATCCCTCAAGGACGTGGAGGTGCAGGTTCTGCTTCCCAAGGATCACCAAGCGGCAAAGAAGctaaacattttaattcaGGCCCAGCACATTAAAGTAAGCAGCATGCCTAACCCACAGACAATAATCCTCGAGGGAAACCTGAGCCAGCGGATTAAACACAACGAGGCGGTGTGGACAATTGACCAGAACCGATTAATCATCAGTTGCG ATAAAGCAAAGGAGCTCTGGTGGGAGAGGCTCTTCGACGATGATCGAGAAATCGATGCCAAGAAGATTGAATGCGAGCGCTATATCGACGATTTGCCGGTGGAAACCCAAGCTACCTTAGAAAAGCTTAGGGTCCAGCAGTTGGCAGCAGAcaagcaacaaaataaaattcacaCCTCAAACCACGAACAAGCTATAACCTTGGATCGCTTAAGAGCTGCCTGGGATGCCGAAGGTTCGCCGTTTAAAGGACAGCCCTTTGATCCTTCTGTTGTAAGAATGAGTTAG
- the LOC120453443 gene encoding RNA transcription, translation and transport factor protein isoform X1 — MLKLKLEALGHPTPSDVALSDRKEFASTVLWVEDQKIRLYTVEDREKLRNIDNPAIWEKGYLKYCADLNMPPLESQQEQLAWILSHAVRLEFLDDPAQYSSITSEQGPPQSNGKQGQQRVQSIFDGKINTQEKAFVDAVRLLASKLDVPHHPNHLLQLEAVARVVHDRLSPAAQGRKPVVGKPFPFDKGNDEVSSNDPALDLPMRILRLLQIQSLRELQTHINETIVAVQNITANPKTDTKLGKVGR; from the exons ATGCTCAAACTGAAACTCGAGGCCCTGGGTCATCCCACTCCCAGCGATGTGGCGTTGAGTG ACCGCAAGGAATTCGCCAGCACAGTCCTCTGGGTGGAGGACCAGAAAATCCGGCTGTACACCGTGGAGGATCGCGAAAAGCTGCGCAATATCGATAATCCCGCGATCTGGGAGAAGGGCTACCTAAAGTACTGTGCGGATCTGAACATGCCGCCTCTGGAGTcccagcaggagcagctggccTGGATTCTCAGCCATGCCGTGCGCCTGGAGTTTCTTGATGATCCTGCCCAGTACTCCTCGATCACCAGCGAGCAGGGGCCACCCCAAAGCAACGGCAAGCAGGGCCAACAGAGAGTCCAGTCTATTTTCGACGGAAAAATTAATA CTCAGGAAAAAGCGTTCGTCGATGCTGTCCGGCTGCTGGCCAGCAAACTGGATGTGCCgcaccacccaaaccaccTGTTGCAGCTGGAGGCAGTTGCTCGCGTGGTGCACGATCGACTTTCGCCCGCCGCCCAGGGTCGCAAGCCGGTAGTGGGCAAACCCTTCCCTTTCGACAAGGGAAACGACGAAGTCTCGTCCAACGATCCTGCCCTGGACTTACCCATGCGCATCCTGCGCCTTCTCCAGATCCAGAGCCTGCGCGAGCTGCAGACACACATTAATGAGACAATTGTGGCGGTGCAAAACATCACGGCCAATCCAAAGACTGATACCAAGCTGGGGAAAGTGGGACGCTAG
- the LOC120450741 gene encoding ribosome-binding protein 1 isoform X1 produces MDFHILIVIGCVVSASLLSFLFINKIFRRKTFEEVVAEKRALSANLYKAAGGAATKKPKRKELKREKKQRQREQQRDANNEPEPEEAEDYSDGQSEGQGSVADGEPGLSKQHVEFEPDAEVLTEQRRPSSVAEKENQPSGTGKKGKKDRRNGANNKTAGILVNKNETVVVKPPVNSEETPSLNNFETKVPKDVVELKKQEQKERKEDNNNKQQSQRKIAGSNVSKKEKASAVEAEAPVVTKQIIKQQQQQQNGSPKAQHNQANNKTKQQQQNKKQNQKETLTAKDLAHALDKLADHQNQTIGVNALMNVFSRAELNRSEIQILIDYLLNKQQDMPSSHSEWSDDICQKLKRQLEEKEKLLAEEQEASIGIQAKLRELRQEVNTERAQMHARNQAYIDKLQGKEQELSALNQELSSLNDKLTIERQQLTTLRREKQANSQDLVQLQRLQQDLAHKEKCLAEMTAFVNAETQQKNEVIQQQAQQVQTLELQRDELEARQNNSIFELEQRKQLEAENGDLKQELCAVAQAQSELQRVHAAELQELRQELSVLEARNVALSQQLTQAANSAVQATAAQSEQAQAQTEALAQKQQELSALRSQVGSLTDAQAQQQKQANALQSQLQEAQQRAEQLQAKEKNLQQELQEQREKNNDVRLKNWKLIEALQNAEALTAKTKTNSAQSVGQQHKELQLQQQKAVAANGGGSASSAKSEQQRIRDLYQRLYPDAVKAQSGNALQASFDQWLEQVLATHVKLQQDKLRQKLDTEQSEKQSSSHKSTQSNNSSSNNHNSTHNNISSNNSSSNSQSSSAVEQQELHKQNLQLRECNDKLTQLVTKTTNTLMDLEERAREQDEHWRGIVDQKEQLILTLQQHASNGE; encoded by the exons ATGGACTTCCACATACTGATCGTCATCGGTTGTGTGGTCAGCGCCTCGCTGCTCTCGTTCCTGTTCATCAATAAGATCTTCCGGCGCAAGACTTTCGAGGAGGTGGTGGCTGAAAAACGTGCCCTGAGCGCCAATCTCTACAAGGCTGCCGGTGGCGCCGCTACCAAGAAGCCAAAGAGGAAGGAACTTAAGCGCGAAAAGAAGCAACGTCAGCGGGAACAGCAGCGGGATGCGAACAACGAGCCGGAACCAGAGGAAGCCGAAGACTACTCCGATGGTCAGTCAGAGGGTCAGGGCTCAGTGGCTGACGGGGAACCCGGTCTGTCCAAGCAGCATGTTGAGTTTGAGCCCGATGCAGAGGTCCTCACTGAACAGCGACGACCTAGTAGCGTGGCTGAGAAGGAGAACCAACCTTCTGGGACTGGCAAAAAGGGGAAGAAGGATAGGCGTAACGGAGCCAACAACAAGACAGCCGGAATCCTGGTTAACAAGAACGAAACTGTGGTTGTTAAGCCTCCAGTTAACTCCGAGGAGACACCATCTTTGAATAACTTCGAGACCAAGGTCCCCAAGGATGTGGTGGAGCTGaagaagcaggagcagaaaGAACGCAAAgaggacaacaacaacaagcagcaaAGTCAAAGGAAGATTGCCGGAAGTAATGTGTCCAAAAAGGAGAAGGCTTCAGCTGTCGAAGCAGAGGCACCCGTTGTGACCAAGCAGATCAtcaagcaacagcagcagcagcagaatggCTCACCCAAAGCGCAGCACAACCAGGCTAACAACAAGaccaagcagcagcagcaaaacaaaaaacagaatcAAAAGGAAACCCTAACGGCTAAGGATTTGGCTCATGCTTTGGATAAACTGGCCGATCACCAGAACCAGACCATTGGCGTTAACGCTCTGATGAACGTATTTTCCCGTGCCGAGCTGAATCGCTCAGAGATTCAGATACTCATCGACTATCTGCTAAACAAACAACAGGATATGCCCTCTTCGCACTCTGAGTGGTCGGATGACATTTGCCAGAAGCTCAAGCGccagctggaggagaaggAAAAGTTGCTGGCCGAGGAGCAGGAGGCCTCCATCGGAATTCAGGCTAAACTGCGCGAGCTGCGCCAAGAGGTTAACACAGAACGCGCTCAGATGCACGCCCGCAACCAAGCCTATATTGATAAGTTGCAAggcaaggagcaggagctaTCAGCCCTTAACCAGGAGCTGTCAAGTCTGAATGACAAGTTGACGATTGAGCGGCAGCAGCTTACG ACCCTTCGGAGGGAGAAGCAAGCCAATTCGCAGGATCTGGTTCAGTTGCAACGCTTGCAACAGGATCTCGCCCACAAGGAAAAGTGCCTGGCGGAAATGACCGCATTCGTTAACGCAGAGACCCAGCAGAAGAACGAGGTGATCCAGCAGCAGGCTCAGCAGGTGCAGACCCTTGAGCTGCAACGCGACGAGCTGGAAGCGCGCCAGAACAACAGCATCTTCGAGCTGGAGCAGCGCAAGCAGCTGGAGGCGGAGAACGGCGACCTCAAACAGGAGCTCTGCGCTGTTGCACAGGCTCAGTCGGAGCTGCAGCGCGTCCACGCCGCCGAGTTGCAGGAACTGCGACAGGAGTTGTCCGTCCTGGAGGCCCGCAACGTGGCGCTCAGCCAACAGCTCACCCAAGCCGCCAACAGCGCGGTTCAGGCCACCGCCGCCCAGTCGGAGCAGGCCCAGGCTCAAACCGAAGCGTTGGCCCAAAAACAGCAGGAGCTGAGTGCTCTTCGCTCGCAGGTTGGCTCGCTGACGGATGCCCAGgcccagcagcagaagcaagCCAACGCTCTGCAGTCGCAGCTCCAGGAGGCGCAGCAGCGTGCGGAGCAGCTGCAAGCCAAGGAGAAAAATCTGCAACAGGAGCTCCAGGAGCAGCGAGAGAAAAATAAT GACGTGCGTTTGAAAAATTGGAAGTTGATTGAAGCGTTGCAAAATGCCGAAGCATTAACAGCTAAGACGAAAACAAATTCAGCGCAGTCCGTAGGC caacaacataaagagctgcagttgcagcaacagAAGGCAGTGGCCGCCAATGGAGGCGGCAGTGCCAGTTCAGCCAAGAGCGAGCAACAGAGGATCCGGGATCTCTACCAGCGCCTTTATCCCGATGCAGTAAAAGCGCAGTCGGGAAATGCCCTGCAAGCATCCTTTGACCAGTGGCTGGAACAGGTCCTGGCCACCCATGTCAAGCTGCAGCAGGATAAGCTGCGGCAGAAGCTCGATACGGAGCAGTCCGAGAAGCAGAGCAGTAGTCATAAGTCCACACAATCAAACAACAGTAGCAGTAACAACCACAATAGCACCCACAACAATATTAGTAGCAATAATAGTAGTTCGAATAGCCAATCCTCCTCCGCCGTCGAGCAACAGGAGCTGCACAAACAGAACCTGCAGCTGCGGGAGTGCAACGACAAGCTCACCCAGCTGGTCACCAAGACT ACCAACACATTGATGGACTTGGAAGAGCGTGCTCGTGAGCAGGACGAGCACTGGCGTGGTATCGTAGACCAGAAGGAGCAGCTGATCCTTACTCTGCAGCAGCATGCCTCTAACGGAGAATAG
- the LOC120450742 gene encoding dual specificity protein kinase TTK → MMTTPVPRRTKDMMALGLDSDSEDDFNTPYRPRQATAGERKQQPVASLQVQARGKENEPHPLPTNMLPRRVSELTMMDLDSDEEDIKSNHNLNCAILNDSFVLSPSQELTNSNSNITTRKSSNAAPFQQSDSNLSFLGQFNNMGINCSSQGSPGANSEKLLAKRTAPTLQAVSNATERRPLQETETPLRNEIAFSSKKKSDADFITPQVRTIGSTHAGKSRSAVSNDFRAQKVLFQTPMTVSRAAPVASASISFSLCDTITESPDIPEPPKKAEPPMSQHPSKKSLDNVFRESEKDKVDIVESKQLVSIPAVNVPPDPPSNSSKISNILKIKNLEYTIDKKLGCGGSSSVYLARRSDSGDEFALKVVDLQADPQVVQGYLNETKLLAKLQGNVCVVALYDYQLVREESKLYMVMEKGDCDLNKILQSYTTNLPLYSLMNILYQMLQAVNYIHQNGVIHSDLKPANFLMVSGRLKLIDFGIASNISLDSTSIIKFSQAGTFNYISPEALTDTSTGNSPVRGANQPKIKISTKSDVWSLGCILYLLLYQKTPFGHIRNIYAKMSAIATPATSIEYPAIPPYYPIMLVHMAKNCLQLNPKKRPSCTELLQYPFHMIIPLQNLQIPSRTATSN, encoded by the exons ATGATGACCACACCTGTGCCTCGCCGCACCAAGGACATGATGGCATTGGGACTGGATTCCGACTCGGAGGACGACTTTAACACGCCATACCGACCACGGCAAGCGACGGCGGGAGAACGAAAACAGCAGCCGGTGGCGTCTTTGCAAGTCCAAGCTAGGGGCAAGGAGAATGAGCCGCATCCCCTGCCCACAAACATGCT ACCTCGTCGAGTATCCGAGTTGACTATGATGGATTTGGATAGTGACGAGGAGGACATTAAGAGCAATCACAACCTTAACTGCGCCATCCTGAACGATTCTTTTGTACTGAGCCCATCCCAAGAGTtaacaaacagcaacagcaacataaCCACTCGTAAATCATCCAATGCCGCTCCCTTCCAGCAATCCGACTCGAATCTCTCGTTCCTGGGACAATTCAACAACATGggcattaattgcagcagCCAAGGATCACCTGGTGCGAATTCGGAAAAACTGTTGGCTAAAAGGACAGCACCAACGCTTCAAGCTGTGTCAAATGCCACCGAAAGACGCCCACTCCAAGAGACTGAGACGCCACTGCGCAATGAAATAGCTTTCTCCTCGAAGAAGAAGTCGGATGCAGACTTCATCACCCCCCAAGTGCGAACCATTGGTTCCACACATGCTGGAAAAAGTCGTAGTGCGGTGTCCAACGACTTTCGTGCGCAAAAAGTCCTCTTCCAAACACCCATGACCGTAAGTCGTGCTGCTCCAGTGGCCTCCGCTAGCATAAGCTTCTCCCTGTGCGACACCATCACGGAAAGTCCCGACATTCCAGAGCCTCCGAAAAAGGCTGAACCACCTATGAGTCAGCACCCCTCCAAGAAGTCCCTAGATAACGTGTTCCGGGAGTCGGAAAAAGACAAAGTTGATATTGTGGAATCAAAGCAATTGGTGTCAATTCCCGCAGTTAACGTCCCTCCAGATCCGCCTTCCAACTCCTCCAagatttcaaatattttaaaaatcaagAATCTTGAATATACGATTGATAAGAAACTGGGCTGTGGTGGCTCAAGCTCTGTTTATTTGGCACGTCGATCGGACTCCGGAGATGAGTTCGCCCTAAAGGTGGTGGATCTGCAGGCCGATCCACAAGTGGTGCAGGGATATCTAAACGAAACCAAACTCCTGGCAAAGCTGCAAGGAAACGTTTGTGTTGTGGCACTTTACGATTA TCAACTTGTGCGCGAAGAGTCCAAGCTGTACATGGTGATGGAGAAGGGCGACTGCGACCTAAACAAGATCCTTCAGAGCTACACCACCAACCTTCCTCTCTATAGCCTGATGAACATCCTTTACCAAATGCTGCAAGCGGTCAACTACATCCACCAAAACGGTGTCATCCATTCGGATCTCAAGCCGGCAAATTTCCTAATGGTTAGCGGCAGACTGAAACTGATCGATTTTGGCATAGCCAGCAATATCTCCTTGGACTCGACGAGCATCATCAAATTCTCCCAGGCGGGCACCTTTAACTACATTAGTCCGGAAGCGTTAACGGACACCTCTACGGGGAATAGCCCGGTACGCGGAGCCAACCAACCCAAGATCAAGATCTCGACCAAGTCTGACGTGTGGTCGCTTGGCTGCATTCTTTACCTGTTGCTCTACCAAAAGACACCGTTCGGCCACATCCGAAACATCTATGCCAAGATGAGTGCTATCGCCACTCCGGCCACCAGCATCGAGTATCCCGCCATTCCTCCCTACTATCCCATCATGCTGGTTCAT ATGGCCAAGAACTGCCTTCAGCTGAATCCCAAAAAGCGGCCGTCGTGCACTGAACTACTGCAGTACCCATTCCATATGATCATTCCGCTACAGAACCTGCAGATACCCAGCAGAACCGCCACCAGCAATTAA